Within the Bradyrhizobium ottawaense genome, the region TGGATTGATCTGGAATCCGAACAATCCGATGGCCCCGCCGCAACGCGTGCTCAAGCCGGAATCGATCAGGCGGGAATGCGACGCTTCGCTGCGGCGGCTGGGCGTGGAACGCATTGATCTCTACCAATTTCATTGGCCTGACGAAACCGGCACGCCGATAGAAGATTCGTGGAACGAAATGGTGCGACTGATCAAGGAGGGTAAGGTGCGCCTGGGGAGAGTTCAGTAATTTCGGCGTATCGTTACTGGAACGATGTGAAGCCATCCGGCATGTCGATTCGCTGCAGCCGCCGTTCTCGCTGATCAAGCGCCAGGCTGCCGCAAGCGAGATCCCCTGGTGTGCCGGGCATCATACCGGGGTGATCTGTTACAGCCCGATGCAATCCGGTCTGTTGACCGAAACGTTCAGCCGGCAGCATGTCGCGCGATTTGCCGCGGATGATTGGCGCCGGCATTCGCCTGATTTCAATGAGCCGAACCTGAGCCGCAATCTGGCCCTGCGTGACGCCTTGCGCCGATCGCGCAACGTCACCGCACCACGGTGTCCGCCGTAGCGATTGCCTGGGTGCCGGCCTGGCCCGGCGTTACTGGAGCCATTGTTGGCAGCCGCTCACCCCAGCAAGTCGACGGCTGGATCGGGGCCGCGTCGCTCGAACTGAGCACAGCCGACTTGCAGGAGATTTCCGATGCCATCGTGCGTTCCGGCGCCGGAGAAGGGCCGACGGTGCCGCAATTGGCGCGTGCCGATGCCTCGCACTAGCCAGTTGAGCTTCACTTGCGAGCAACAGCTTGCTGCTTTTGGTCGCCGGTCTTGTACGGCCTTAACTTCACATGCGCCGCTGAAAGTCGTTGATACAGGTTGCGCCGTCGAACGATCGGCCACCAATCATAAAGGAATATTTCGATTGGCCTCCAGTTCGCGACCCATCCAAAAATAAGCAAGCTCTCTTCAACGACACGACCGATCGGACCCGGCGCAAGGTTGACGACTGTTTGGCCAGTGATAACGGAGAAGGAGAGTACCGTGAAACCAATGGCCATCGCTCGTCGGCCGACGCGAAACAGCTCGTTAAGATCGAGCCCGATGACTCGGGCACGATAGGCAAAATATTGAGCGAAAGCTGCACCGAGTTCGTGAGTCTCCGGCGTAGACGCTTCTGTCTCTGGCAGATGCACAACGATCCTGAGTGGCTTATCGGGCGGAAGCTCTCTCGCCCATCCGACGATGAATTCCTCTACATCGTTATCGAGATCCTTTTCGCGGTACGGAAAAGGATCTAGGCTATGAAAAAGCTGGGCGATTTTCTCGATCCGAATCTCGATCGTATTCGCGGCAGTCGTCGGATATGTGCCCCGGGGCGTCTCACGCCAGCGGGACAAGATGGCGCTCGAACCAGTCGGACGCTAAGCGCGCCACCACGTCCAGGGCTCCGGGTTCTTCGAACAGGTGCGTTGCTCCCGGCACGATCATGAGCTGTTTTTCGCAGCGCAGCTGCGCCAGCGCTTCCCGATTTAACTGAATGACCTGACCGTCATTTTCTCCCACAATGAGCAGCGTAGGTGCCTGAACGCGCATCAAGGCCGCACCGGCAAGATCGGGGCGTCCGCCTCGCGAGACCACCGCACCGACCACATCGGTGCGCAGAGCCGCCGCCGCCAGCGCGGCCGCAGCGCCGGTGCTGGCACCGAAATAACCGATCCGAAGCTGCCTGGTATCGGGGAACTGGGTCAGCCAGTCGGTCGCGGCCACCAGCCGCTCGGCCAGCAGCCCGATGTCGAAGCGCAGCTGCGCCGTACGCGCGTCGATGACTTCTTCGTCCAGTGTCAGCAGATCAATCAACAGGGTTGACAGGTTTGCCTCGTTTAGCAGGCGCGCCACATAACGATTGCGCGAGCTGTGCCGACTACTGCCGCTGCCGTGGGCGAACAGCACAATCGCATGGGATCCCTCGGGCAAAGTAAGATTGCCATAGAGCATCACCTCACCGGCCGGGACGCGGACCAATTGCTCTTCAACCGTCTGATCTGCACGATGGTTCATGGCATGCTTCCTCTACCGAATGTGCGCGCAGCCGCCGCGTCGTTTACCGGGACTGCGGTGCTTGTTACACCGCGAACGGGAACGTCTCCGGAATCTCGCCGGTTTCCCACTCTTCCGTTGATTCGAGCGGCTTGACCGCACGCGTCTTGTCGAAATTGAGTACGGCGTCGAATTGTTCGACCAGTCGCGCCCCGAAATAATGGCTCTGCCGCTCGGTCTCGGGACGATAGATCACACCAATCGCCCGCTCGAGCCGGGGAGCCGCCAGTTGCTGCACCATCAGGTCGCTGTCGTTCAGGATAAGCAGGAACTGGTCGTGCCGCACCGCATGGAATAGCGCCTCGTAGCTACCGGCCGGTGCCGGGCGAACACGCTTGCGCTCGGAGGATTTGCCCCAGTCGGAGGCCGCAGTGACTGTGCCGTGGTGGGTGGTGAAGCCGATCAGCACCGCTTCACCGGCGTATTTCTCACGCGTGAGCTGGCCGACATTGAGCTCGCCACGCTGGCCCATTTCGGTCGCACGGGCGTCGCCGAGATGGGAATTATGCTCCCAGACGGCAACCTTCGCGCTTCCAACCTTCCGACCGAGATACTCAACCAGGGCGTCGAGGGTTTCAGCCATATGTCGGTCACGAAGATTCCATGAAGACACTTCCTCAAGGAACACGGACCGGTAATACGCCTCGGCATTTTTCACCAGACGGGCATTCTGCTCGGCATGGAACAGATCATCGTCCGCCAGGCCGCCGTCGCGCCGCATGGTGTCAGCCGCCCGGCGTTGCAATTCGATCAGTTGGCCGATGACCTCCTCCTCACACGACCTGGAAAGGTTCAGGCGCGTCATCAGACCATAGGCCTCGGTATCCTCGCCGACATGGTCGAAGCAGGAGTAACGCTCGCGTGCCCGCTCGGCCGCCTCGGGGTCGACCTTCTCGAGATATTGCAGCACGGCTTTCATCGAGGCATGGAGGCTGTAGAGGTCGAGGCCGTAAAATCCGACTTTCTCGGCACCCGGCGGCAGCGCGTCGTTGTAGGCCCGCAGCCATTCGATGAACTCGACCACCACCGTGTTGCGCCACATCCATGTCGGGAAGCGGCGGAAATCGGCCAGCGCCTCCACAGCATCGACGTCGTCGCTTGCACCGCGGACATAGCGGTTGAGCCGATAGGCGTCGGGCCAGTCGGCCTCCACGGCGACGGCGGAGAAGTTCTTTTCGGCGATCAGCCGTTTGGTGATCTCGGCACGCTCGCAGTAGAACTCATGCGTGCCGTGGGACGCTTCACCCAACAGCGCGAAACGAGCCTCGCCGATCCGCCCGATCAGCGGATCGTAATCGCGGGCCAATCCCGCCAACGGGTAGGCAATCTGGCGCAATGCCTTGATGAGCGGGCGGTCCACCGCCGGACCTTGCGCGACCTCGCCAGTTTGCGGCGTCCCTTGCCGCGCCAGCAGGATGCCAACCTCTTCGTCCGCGGTCTGGGAAAAATCCTGGTACCAGCGGCCGACGGCATGGAACGGCTCCGGCGTAATGGCACAGATGACGTCGTCGGCTTTTTCCTTCATCTCCTCGCAGGCTTCAGGCGACGCCATCGGAACCGCAACTACAATGCGGGCTGGATTCTGCTGCCGCAAAGCCTCGATCGCGGCGTGCATGGTGGCTCCGGTCGCGAGGCCGTCGTCCACCAGAATGACGGTGCGGCCGCGGACATCGGGCGGCGGCCGATCGCCGCGGTAAAGCCGCTCGCGCCGCTCCAGCTCCTGCCGTTCACGCGCCGCAATCGCCTCGATCGCCTGCTCGCCGATGCCGAGGCGCTCGACGAGTTGATCGTTGAGCACGCGCACGCCACCGGTGGCGATCGCCCCCATCGCCAGCTCCTCATAGCCGGGGACGCCAAGCTTGTGGACGACAAAGACATCGAGCGGCGCTCCGAGCCCGCGGGCCACTTCATAGGCGACAGGCACGCCGCCGCGCGGCAGCGCCAGCACGAGCACGTCGGGTCGATTGGCATAGGCTGCGAGCTTTTCGGCGAGCAGCCCGCCGGCTTCGCGGCGATCACGAAACAGTCCCGGCTTGACAAGTCCTGGCTGCATTCTCCTCCTCCCGTTTTGTGGAGGCGGCGCGAACTGTGCCGCATCAGGTCATTTTCAGCCTTGACGGCGGTCAATGCGACAGGCATTGCAGTCCTCGCTGGCGAGTGAACCATACTGACCGCGGCGACGCCGATCATCTACCTCTATCCCAACCGGCTGCCGAATAGGCTGGCGCCACCCCGTTACTGAGCGCAGCAGTCGCCTCCTGATGCGCTCTCTTCGGCGTGCAGTGCGGGTTCAACCGCATACCCATCGCATCCACGCTCCCCGTCCCCGAATCCTTTTCCGCGTCGCCCGACGATTCAGCCGCGCCATCTGCGCGAGCCACGTGCAATTCCGCCCCCACGACAGCCCCCTCGCCGATGGCGGCTCCGACCCGCTTGACTGATCCAGACCGCACATCGCCGGAGGCA harbors:
- a CDS encoding erythromycin esterase family protein, with the protein product MQPGLVKPGLFRDRREAGGLLAEKLAAYANRPDVLVLALPRGGVPVAYEVARGLGAPLDVFVVHKLGVPGYEELAMGAIATGGVRVLNDQLVERLGIGEQAIEAIAARERQELERRERLYRGDRPPPDVRGRTVILVDDGLATGATMHAAIEALRQQNPARIVVAVPMASPEACEEMKEKADDVICAITPEPFHAVGRWYQDFSQTADEEVGILLARQGTPQTGEVAQGPAVDRPLIKALRQIAYPLAGLARDYDPLIGRIGEARFALLGEASHGTHEFYCERAEITKRLIAEKNFSAVAVEADWPDAYRLNRYVRGASDDVDAVEALADFRRFPTWMWRNTVVVEFIEWLRAYNDALPPGAEKVGFYGLDLYSLHASMKAVLQYLEKVDPEAAERARERYSCFDHVGEDTEAYGLMTRLNLSRSCEEEVIGQLIELQRRAADTMRRDGGLADDDLFHAEQNARLVKNAEAYYRSVFLEEVSSWNLRDRHMAETLDALVEYLGRKVGSAKVAVWEHNSHLGDARATEMGQRGELNVGQLTREKYAGEAVLIGFTTHHGTVTAASDWGKSSERKRVRPAPAGSYEALFHAVRHDQFLLILNDSDLMVQQLAAPRLERAIGVIYRPETERQSHYFGARLVEQFDAVLNFDKTRAVKPLESTEEWETGEIPETFPFAV
- a CDS encoding aldo/keto reductase translates to MKLGLNWIDTAAVYGLGHSEEVVGRLLRERTPAERPMVFTKSGLIWNPNNPMAPPQRVLKPESIRRECDASLRRLGVERIDLYQFHWPDETGTPIEDSWNEMVRLIKEGKVRLGRVQ
- a CDS encoding dienelactone hydrolase family protein produces the protein MNHRADQTVEEQLVRVPAGEVMLYGNLTLPEGSHAIVLFAHGSGSSRHSSRNRYVARLLNEANLSTLLIDLLTLDEEVIDARTAQLRFDIGLLAERLVAATDWLTQFPDTRQLRIGYFGASTGAAAALAAAALRTDVVGAVVSRGGRPDLAGAALMRVQAPTLLIVGENDGQVIQLNREALAQLRCEKQLMIVPGATHLFEEPGALDVVARLASDWFERHLVPLA